A genomic window from Cryobacterium sp. SO2 includes:
- a CDS encoding MotA/TolQ/ExbB proton channel family protein: protein MDPATLIGIVLAFGALFAMITIEGSHVTAILLPAPMVLVFGATIAVGIAGGTLRDTVQAIKALPGAFLGKTTPPQKLIDQVVGLAEKARSAGLLALEQEADAVSDPFLRGALQNIADGTDGDELRMLLEDEIATRTKASRNAAKFFTSLGGYAPTVGIIGTVISLTHVLENLDTPSTLGPMIAAAFVATLWGLLSANFLWLPIGNRLKRLSDIEAERMTLLMEGALAVQAGSQPRLLGERLQAMVPAGSAKSAKGSKSAKASDPAKPLKKAA from the coding sequence ATGGATCCCGCCACCCTGATCGGCATCGTTCTCGCATTCGGCGCCCTGTTCGCGATGATCACCATCGAGGGCTCGCATGTCACCGCGATCCTGTTGCCCGCCCCCATGGTGCTGGTCTTCGGCGCCACCATCGCCGTCGGCATCGCCGGCGGCACCCTGCGCGACACCGTGCAGGCGATCAAGGCCCTCCCCGGCGCGTTCCTGGGCAAGACCACTCCGCCGCAGAAGCTGATCGACCAGGTCGTCGGCCTCGCCGAGAAGGCCCGCAGCGCCGGCCTGCTCGCGCTCGAGCAGGAGGCCGACGCCGTCTCCGACCCGTTCCTGCGCGGTGCCCTGCAGAACATCGCCGACGGCACCGACGGCGACGAGCTGCGGATGCTGCTCGAAGACGAGATCGCGACCCGCACCAAGGCCAGCCGCAACGCCGCGAAGTTCTTCACCAGCCTGGGCGGCTACGCGCCCACCGTCGGCATCATCGGCACCGTCATCTCCCTCACCCACGTGCTCGAGAACCTGGACACCCCGTCCACCCTGGGCCCGATGATCGCCGCGGCCTTCGTCGCCACCCTGTGGGGGCTGCTGAGCGCGAACTTCCTCTGGCTGCCGATCGGCAACAGGCTCAAGCGGCTCTCCGACATCGAAGCCGAACGGATGACCCTGCTCATGGAGGGCGCCCTTGCCGTGCAGGCCGGAAGCCAGCCGCGGCTGCTCGGCGAACGGCTGCAGGCCATGGTGCCCGCGGGGTCGGCGAAGTCCGCGAAGGGGTCGAAGTCGGCCAAGGCATCAGACCCCGCCAAGCCGCTCAAGAAGGCGGCGTGA
- a CDS encoding flagellar hook protein FlgE, with amino-acid sequence MLRSLYSGISGLRAHQTMLDVTGNNIANVNTTAFKASATQFQDTLSQLSQGAAAPTDGSGGSNPAQVGLGVQVAGIATNFAQGSSQTTGKASDMLISGDGFFVTQEGGETVYSRAGSFDFDSAGRLVTPSGAIVQGWGAVDGVVNEGGAIGDLSLPVDTVIAGDVTTSAIMGGNLPSDAASGTSLVRDIKVYDASGAARTVSLTFTSTGAGGWNVAAADGAAGDTTTLAFTDGKLTTTGASLSVNGIDIDLSALTGLAGLSTASVTSQNGSAPGSLESYSFGPDGTLVGLFSNGEQKALGRIALATFSNPGGLEKTGSNGYRATFNSGTAELGAPGSTGLGSLTGGALEMSNVDLSQEFTNLIVAQRGFQANARIITTSDEVLQELTNLKR; translated from the coding sequence ATGCTTCGTTCCCTCTACTCCGGCATCTCGGGTCTCCGCGCCCACCAGACCATGCTCGACGTCACCGGCAACAACATCGCCAACGTCAACACCACTGCCTTCAAGGCCTCGGCCACCCAGTTCCAGGACACCCTGTCGCAGCTCAGCCAGGGCGCCGCCGCTCCGACCGACGGATCCGGCGGCAGCAACCCGGCGCAGGTGGGTCTCGGCGTGCAGGTGGCCGGCATCGCCACCAACTTCGCTCAGGGCTCATCGCAGACCACCGGCAAGGCCTCCGACATGCTGATCTCCGGGGATGGCTTCTTCGTCACCCAGGAGGGCGGCGAGACGGTGTACAGCCGGGCGGGGTCGTTCGACTTCGACTCGGCGGGGCGTCTGGTCACCCCGTCCGGCGCAATCGTGCAGGGCTGGGGAGCCGTGGACGGCGTCGTGAACGAGGGCGGCGCGATCGGGGACCTGTCGCTCCCGGTGGACACCGTCATCGCGGGTGACGTGACGACGTCGGCGATCATGGGCGGCAACCTGCCGTCCGACGCCGCATCCGGCACGTCGCTGGTGCGCGACATCAAGGTCTACGACGCCTCCGGTGCGGCCCGCACGGTGTCGCTCACCTTCACCAGCACCGGGGCCGGTGGCTGGAACGTCGCCGCTGCCGACGGCGCGGCCGGCGACACCACGACCCTCGCCTTCACCGACGGCAAGCTCACGACGACGGGTGCGAGCCTCTCCGTCAACGGCATCGACATCGATCTGTCCGCCCTCACCGGCCTGGCCGGCTTGAGCACGGCGTCGGTCACCAGCCAGAACGGCAGTGCACCCGGCTCGCTCGAGTCCTACTCGTTCGGCCCTGACGGCACCCTCGTGGGCCTGTTCAGCAACGGCGAGCAGAAGGCGCTCGGCCGCATCGCCCTGGCCACGTTCTCCAACCCGGGCGGCCTGGAGAAGACCGGCTCGAACGGCTACCGGGCCACGTTCAACTCCGGCACGGCCGAACTCGGCGCTCCCGGGTCCACCGGCCTCGGTTCCCTCACCGGCGGTGCGCTCGAGATGTCGAACGTGGACCTGTCGCAGGAGTTCACCAACCTCATCGTCGCCCAGCGCGGGTTCCAGGCGAACGCCCGCATCATCACCACCTCCGACGAGGTGCTGCAGGAGCTCACCAACCTGAAGCGCTAA
- the fliQ gene encoding flagellar biosynthesis protein FliQ, which translates to MDSNAVLDIGLQAIIVSAKLAAPILITALVVGFAISLVQSITQIQEVTLSFVPKAIAVCAAMLICGHWMISEIVSFTTNLFDKIPGLIGGG; encoded by the coding sequence ATGGACTCCAACGCCGTGCTCGACATCGGGCTGCAGGCCATCATCGTGTCCGCCAAGCTCGCCGCGCCCATCCTGATCACCGCGCTGGTCGTCGGCTTCGCGATCTCCCTCGTGCAGTCGATCACCCAGATCCAGGAGGTGACGCTTTCCTTCGTGCCCAAGGCCATCGCGGTGTGCGCCGCCATGCTCATCTGCGGCCACTGGATGATCTCCGAGATCGTCTCGTTCACCACCAACCTGTTCGACAAGATCCCCGGCCTGATCGGCGGCGGCTAG
- the fliP gene encoding flagellar type III secretion system pore protein FliP (The bacterial flagellar biogenesis protein FliP forms a type III secretion system (T3SS)-type pore required for flagellar assembly.), whose amino-acid sequence MAALVLVIVAALVLLVSSASHATALAPTEPIAPTDPATPTPAATPGTGLTVEINGPDGAPSSAIVTLIGITLLSVAPALLLMMTSFTKIFVVLAMTRNALALPSIPPNQVLAGLALFLSLFIMAPVLTDINTDALQPYLNGTMTFDDAVNTGSEPLRTFMLAHTREEDLALMVRASDQPNPANPAAVSLLTLIPAFMISELRAAFIIGFVIFIPFLVIDLVVSAALMSMGMMMLPPVMISLPFKILLFILVDGWGLIITTLVNSYRGG is encoded by the coding sequence ATGGCGGCGCTCGTCCTGGTCATCGTGGCGGCCCTGGTGCTGCTGGTCTCCTCCGCGAGCCACGCCACCGCGCTCGCGCCCACCGAGCCGATCGCTCCCACCGACCCCGCAACGCCCACCCCTGCGGCCACTCCGGGCACCGGGCTGACCGTGGAGATCAACGGGCCGGATGGCGCCCCGTCGTCGGCGATCGTGACCCTGATCGGCATCACCCTGCTGTCGGTGGCGCCGGCGCTGCTGCTGATGATGACCTCGTTCACAAAGATCTTCGTGGTGCTCGCGATGACCCGCAACGCCCTCGCGCTGCCGTCGATCCCGCCCAACCAGGTCCTCGCGGGCCTGGCCCTGTTCCTGTCGCTGTTCATCATGGCGCCCGTGCTCACCGACATCAACACCGATGCCCTGCAGCCCTACCTCAACGGCACGATGACCTTCGACGACGCCGTGAACACGGGGTCGGAGCCTCTGCGCACCTTCATGCTCGCGCACACCAGGGAGGAAGACCTCGCCCTGATGGTGCGCGCCTCCGACCAGCCCAACCCGGCCAACCCCGCCGCGGTGTCGCTGCTCACCCTGATCCCCGCCTTCATGATCTCCGAACTGCGTGCCGCGTTCATCATCGGCTTCGTGATCTTCATCCCGTTCCTGGTGATCGACCTCGTCGTCTCCGCGGCGCTGATGTCGATGGGCATGATGATGCTGCCGCCGGTGATGATCTCGCTGCCGTTCAAGATCCTGCTGTTCATCCTCGTCGACGGCTGGGGCTTGATCATCACGACCCTGGTCAACAGTTATCGGGGTGGCTGA
- the fliN gene encoding flagellar motor switch protein FliN: MTLRSPAQSAHVNTGSIDTSADAAVQALLTVLPTPSLLTAVRSSGASAERSGVSLAGAVLASFVGATSADLAVLLADPAALDAAAGAESGLVSRDDVLRPALEQAAGTLGLGVLGDARVDDATTLFHDQETVVFDLVGDGVTVGWFAIRLRRSTAAAQRSDQAVMGNLGRINSVEMALTVEIGRTRMTVRDVLALEPGAVVELDRSVGSPADILLNGRLIAHGEIVVVDQDYAVRITQILDVAESLT; the protein is encoded by the coding sequence ATGACGCTTCGAAGCCCCGCGCAGTCCGCGCACGTGAACACAGGCTCCATCGACACCAGCGCCGATGCGGCGGTGCAGGCGCTGCTCACCGTGCTGCCCACACCCAGCCTGCTCACTGCCGTGCGCAGCTCCGGTGCCTCCGCTGAGCGGTCGGGGGTGTCGCTGGCGGGTGCTGTGCTGGCATCGTTCGTCGGCGCGACCTCGGCCGACCTCGCCGTGCTGCTGGCCGACCCGGCCGCGCTCGACGCGGCAGCCGGCGCCGAGTCGGGGCTCGTCTCCCGGGACGACGTGCTGCGCCCGGCCCTCGAGCAGGCCGCGGGAACCCTGGGGCTCGGCGTGCTGGGCGACGCCAGGGTCGACGACGCCACGACGCTGTTCCACGACCAGGAGACCGTGGTCTTCGACCTGGTCGGCGACGGCGTCACCGTGGGCTGGTTCGCGATCAGGTTGCGCCGCAGCACCGCAGCGGCTCAGCGCTCCGATCAGGCCGTGATGGGCAACCTGGGCCGTATCAACAGCGTGGAGATGGCTCTCACGGTAGAGATCGGTCGCACCCGTATGACTGTGCGCGATGTCCTCGCCCTCGAACCCGGCGCCGTCGTCGAACTCGACCGCTCGGTCGGCTCGCCCGCCGACATCCTCCTCAACGGCCGCCTGATCGCCCACGGCGAGATCGTCGTCGTCGACCAGGACTACGCCGTGCGCATCACCCAGATCCTCGACGTCGCCGAGAGCCTGACCTAG
- a CDS encoding flagellar motor switch protein FliM, whose translation MTVQEHISTGVPGKPARTVEVYDFSRPTTLARDHARVLELAFETFARQWGTQLTAQVRVISQVTCEQVLMCGYDEYAASLPATTTMVLCALEGLDAQAVIQFPSAAALSWVTHMLGGTGTPAPPERPFTQIEQALVRRLMDDALEDLRYSLGGLLTLPIAVGGIQYNSQFAQAAATADLMIVATFVIRVGDNTTAATLAVPAEALLPQLGEPGPVPSPIPAVDLLRAQLGWVPVDVSLRLTHARVLPSAVLALAVGDVLPIPHPTHRPLDVVVDGRTLARAAVGSTGSRLACIIIDTEEKTP comes from the coding sequence GTGACGGTCCAGGAACACATCAGCACCGGCGTGCCCGGAAAACCGGCGCGCACGGTGGAGGTCTATGACTTCAGCCGCCCGACGACGCTGGCCCGCGACCACGCCCGCGTGCTCGAGCTGGCGTTCGAGACCTTCGCCCGGCAGTGGGGCACCCAGCTGACCGCCCAGGTTCGGGTGATCTCCCAGGTCACCTGCGAGCAGGTGCTCATGTGCGGCTACGACGAGTACGCCGCGTCCCTCCCGGCGACCACCACCATGGTGCTGTGCGCCCTCGAGGGGCTCGACGCGCAGGCCGTCATCCAGTTCCCGTCGGCCGCTGCGCTGTCCTGGGTCACCCACATGCTCGGTGGTACCGGCACCCCCGCACCGCCTGAGCGCCCGTTCACGCAGATCGAACAGGCCCTGGTGCGCCGGCTGATGGACGACGCGCTCGAAGACCTGCGCTACTCGCTGGGAGGCCTGCTCACCCTGCCCATCGCGGTCGGCGGCATCCAGTACAACTCCCAGTTCGCGCAGGCGGCGGCGACCGCCGACCTCATGATCGTGGCGACCTTCGTGATCAGGGTGGGCGACAACACCACCGCCGCCACCCTCGCCGTGCCGGCCGAGGCATTGCTGCCCCAGCTGGGCGAGCCCGGTCCCGTGCCCTCGCCGATCCCGGCCGTCGACCTGTTGAGGGCCCAGCTCGGCTGGGTGCCCGTCGACGTGTCACTCCGGCTCACGCACGCGCGGGTGCTGCCCAGCGCCGTGCTGGCCCTGGCCGTCGGCGACGTGCTGCCGATCCCGCATCCCACCCACCGCCCGCTCGACGTCGTTGTGGATGGCCGCACCCTCGCCCGCGCTGCGGTCGGCTCCACAGGCTCCCGACTGGCCTGCATCATCATCGATACCGAGGAAAAGACGCCATGA
- a CDS encoding flagellar FlbD family protein, translated as MIVVTRLNDSQFAINPDLIERIHVNPDTTLVMVDGAKFIVTESLAEVIEKIAAYRAHVIGLAYSAGTDAADDPDTRPDAVVLLRPRRM; from the coding sequence ATGATCGTTGTAACCAGGCTGAACGACAGTCAGTTCGCGATCAACCCTGATCTCATCGAGCGCATCCATGTCAATCCAGACACCACGCTCGTCATGGTGGATGGCGCCAAATTCATCGTGACCGAGAGCCTGGCCGAGGTGATCGAGAAGATCGCGGCCTATCGGGCCCACGTGATCGGCCTGGCCTACAGCGCCGGAACCGACGCGGCCGACGACCCCGACACCCGACCGGACGCCGTCGTCCTCCTGCGTCCCCGGAGGATGTAA
- a CDS encoding flagellar hook-length control protein FliK: MPGASADAAAATPATPAATAVAVPTPPGSVIQPVVPAPAQNVPAQATGTPMPVPLVGQVARPLFSLAAAGPGEHTLSISVTPDNLGPVVVRALITATGVRLELFAPTDLARDALRLILPDLRRDLAGGALPASLDLSSRSQPGDTGSSARQDRQAAADAFAQGGAAFGDGSRGGDQTRQPARGDAWLRPTPVTAIDSADSASDAVADGDITAGTGAGSAAGIRRGRVDVFA; encoded by the coding sequence GTGCCCGGAGCATCGGCCGACGCGGCGGCGGCCACACCGGCCACACCGGCGGCCACCGCCGTTGCCGTCCCGACCCCGCCCGGCTCGGTCATCCAGCCCGTCGTCCCCGCGCCCGCCCAGAATGTCCCGGCCCAGGCCACCGGCACCCCGATGCCGGTGCCCCTCGTCGGCCAGGTCGCGCGCCCGCTGTTCAGCCTGGCGGCCGCCGGTCCGGGGGAGCACACCCTCTCGATCAGCGTCACCCCCGACAACCTCGGCCCTGTCGTAGTGCGGGCGCTGATCACTGCCACCGGTGTTCGGCTGGAGCTCTTCGCGCCCACGGACCTCGCCCGCGACGCCCTGCGGCTCATCCTGCCCGACCTCCGCCGTGACCTGGCCGGGGGCGCGCTGCCCGCCAGCCTCGACTTGTCCTCCCGCAGCCAGCCCGGCGACACCGGCTCGTCTGCCCGGCAGGACCGCCAGGCCGCCGCAGATGCGTTCGCGCAGGGTGGCGCGGCCTTCGGCGACGGCTCCCGTGGTGGCGACCAGACCAGGCAGCCTGCGCGCGGGGATGCCTGGCTCCGGCCCACTCCGGTCACCGCCATCGACTCGGCCGACTCTGCTTCCGATGCCGTCGCCGACGGGGACATCACCGCTGGCACTGGGGCCGGCTCTGCCGCCGGGATCCGGAGAGGGCGTGTTGATGTTTTCGCTTGA
- a CDS encoding flagellar biosynthetic protein FliO: protein MDAVVVVLRVVLSLAVVLGLLWVLQRRLGRGSGARATNVVTVVGRQGLGQKASVVVVDVDGRRFVLGVTEQSISVLHGSEPAPAALAAVPATSATAFERSLHAATTGDDVTAQSEPEPPLAFRPRRDRSHPPRLAGSILSPSTWQQTAAMLRQGR, encoded by the coding sequence GTGGACGCCGTCGTCGTGGTCCTCAGAGTGGTGCTGTCCCTGGCCGTCGTGCTCGGGCTGCTCTGGGTGCTGCAACGACGCCTGGGCCGCGGCTCCGGCGCCCGGGCCACGAACGTGGTCACGGTCGTGGGCCGTCAGGGGCTCGGCCAGAAGGCATCCGTTGTGGTGGTGGATGTCGACGGTCGCCGCTTCGTGCTCGGCGTCACCGAGCAGTCCATCAGCGTGCTGCACGGCAGCGAGCCGGCACCCGCCGCCCTCGCCGCCGTGCCCGCGACCTCGGCGACGGCCTTCGAACGCTCCCTGCACGCCGCGACGACCGGCGACGACGTCACTGCGCAGTCAGAGCCGGAGCCGCCGCTGGCGTTCCGGCCGCGCCGGGACCGCAGCCACCCGCCGCGCCTGGCCGGATCGATCCTGTCACCGTCCACCTGGCAGCAGACCGCCGCGATGCTGCGGCAGGGCCGGTGA
- a CDS encoding HNH endonuclease signature motif containing protein, whose product MTIQSSIADTFAASGDDALLDAAGEVARLGSCSADYDRLSDAAALAGQRILAQAQHELDTRKAWMAKTLAQRSRWELGQDGLAQQQGFRSPEDLIQKLTGSTRVESRKLVGVGRMLAETEEADARQADADAEAARRLVDEALDPASDREAGDTLDLVAPLLPPAPWHAPISRAVNDGTLSIDAAHALRTGLGDIDTVVTGPVLATAVADLLAEAPSLNADQLLKRARQTRDSLDEAGIRVREQKAWDDRYLHIWTLDTGQVRIDGLFPPEQGEFIKATFDSLTSPRRGGVRFVDTDRAAWATRVQNDPRTTTQITCDGFVDLLTAGTTVNPHEMLAGRRPAVQILTTHTPAGHGYIEGNNAPVSPETIERLICDSGTIDITFDQLGRPLDVGHEQRLFNRAQRRALAARDGGCRWPGCDRPPAFTEAHHIEHWHRDNGRTDINQGILLCRTHHLLLHNQHWQIFENTGHYWLRPPTTIDPGQELIEMPSHTQPRLT is encoded by the coding sequence ATGACAATCCAGTCGAGCATCGCAGACACGTTCGCCGCTTCCGGCGACGATGCGCTGCTGGATGCCGCGGGCGAGGTGGCCCGGTTGGGCTCCTGCAGCGCCGACTACGACCGCTTGTCGGATGCCGCGGCGCTGGCCGGTCAGCGGATTTTGGCGCAGGCGCAGCATGAGTTGGATACCCGTAAGGCATGGATGGCGAAGACTCTCGCGCAGCGCTCCCGGTGGGAGTTGGGCCAGGACGGGCTCGCTCAGCAGCAGGGTTTCCGCTCGCCCGAGGACCTGATCCAGAAGTTGACCGGCAGCACCCGGGTCGAGTCCCGCAAGCTCGTGGGCGTAGGCCGGATGCTCGCCGAAACCGAGGAAGCCGATGCCCGGCAGGCCGACGCCGACGCTGAAGCGGCGCGCCGGCTGGTCGACGAGGCACTCGACCCCGCGTCGGACCGTGAGGCCGGGGACACCCTCGACCTGGTCGCTCCCCTGCTTCCGCCGGCGCCGTGGCACGCGCCGATCTCCCGGGCCGTGAACGACGGCACCCTCTCGATCGATGCCGCCCACGCCCTCCGCACCGGCCTGGGCGACATCGACACCGTCGTCACCGGCCCGGTCCTCGCGACCGCGGTAGCCGACCTGCTCGCCGAAGCCCCATCACTGAACGCCGACCAACTCCTCAAACGGGCCCGACAGACACGCGACAGCCTCGACGAGGCCGGCATCCGGGTGCGCGAACAGAAAGCCTGGGACGACCGCTACCTGCACATCTGGACCCTCGACACCGGCCAGGTCCGCATCGACGGCCTCTTCCCCCCGGAACAGGGCGAATTCATCAAAGCCACCTTCGACAGCCTCACCAGCCCCCGCCGAGGCGGCGTGCGCTTCGTCGACACCGACCGCGCAGCCTGGGCCACACGAGTCCAGAACGACCCCCGCACCACCACCCAGATCACCTGCGACGGCTTCGTCGACCTCCTCACCGCCGGCACCACCGTCAACCCCCACGAGATGCTCGCCGGCCGCCGCCCCGCCGTGCAAATCCTCACCACCCACACCCCGGCCGGCCACGGTTACATCGAGGGCAACAACGCGCCCGTCTCCCCCGAAACCATCGAACGCCTCATCTGCGACTCCGGCACCATCGACATCACCTTCGACCAACTCGGCCGGCCCCTCGACGTCGGCCACGAACAACGCCTCTTCAACCGAGCCCAACGCCGCGCCCTCGCCGCCCGCGACGGCGGCTGCCGATGGCCCGGCTGCGACCGCCCACCCGCCTTCACCGAAGCCCACCACATCGAACACTGGCACAGAGACAACGGCCGAACCGACATCAACCAAGGCATCCTGCTCTGCCGCACCCACCACCTCCTGCTGCACAACCAACACTGGCAAATCTTCGAGAACACCGGCCACTACTGGCTGCGACCACCCACCACCATCGACCCCGGCCAGGAGCTCATCGAGATGCCCAGCCACACCCAGCCACGACTCACCTAA
- a CDS encoding C40 family peptidase, protein MVDALGRVGEIQSRLVELNDLVAGRVQAATSTTSASAATAATATTATSATSFADALAAASGTAATGSVSTTGTGVTGADIVANAEKYLGVPYVFGGEDSSGMDCSGLVQRVYADAGIEVPRLVSGQMTIGTEVASLAEAQPGDLIVTGGGDHILIYAGNNQVIHAPYEGRTVSKVEAYMDESDITTIRRVVPDQASTASTGTSAIAGTTTSVAATASTDLVAAAYASLFSGSTSESALSTSALTASGLLS, encoded by the coding sequence ATGGTGGATGCCCTCGGGCGGGTCGGCGAGATCCAGTCCCGGCTGGTCGAACTCAACGACCTGGTGGCCGGCCGCGTCCAGGCCGCGACGAGCACGACCTCCGCGTCCGCTGCGACAGCAGCGACCGCGACGACGGCGACCTCGGCGACGAGCTTCGCCGACGCCCTCGCCGCTGCCTCGGGCACCGCGGCGACCGGGAGTGTGTCGACCACCGGCACCGGTGTCACCGGGGCCGACATCGTGGCCAACGCCGAGAAGTACCTCGGTGTGCCCTACGTCTTCGGCGGCGAGGACAGCTCGGGCATGGACTGCTCCGGGCTCGTCCAGCGGGTGTACGCCGATGCCGGCATCGAGGTGCCGCGGTTGGTGTCCGGCCAGATGACCATCGGCACCGAGGTAGCCTCGCTGGCCGAGGCGCAGCCCGGCGACCTCATCGTGACCGGCGGCGGCGACCACATCCTGATCTACGCCGGCAACAACCAGGTGATCCACGCGCCGTACGAGGGTCGTACGGTGAGCAAGGTCGAGGCCTACATGGACGAGTCCGACATCACCACGATCCGCCGGGTGGTGCCCGACCAGGCCTCGACCGCCAGTACCGGCACGAGCGCCATCGCCGGCACCACCACCTCCGTGGCGGCGACGGCGTCCACCGACCTGGTGGCCGCCGCGTACGCCTCGCTGTTCTCCGGCAGCACCAGCGAATCGGCGCTGTCCACGTCTGCTCTGACTGCGTCCGGGTTGCTCTCGTGA
- a CDS encoding flagellar motor protein MotB: protein MSARGRSRRRGLDEEHEEHVDERWMASYMDMVTVLMCMFIVLFAMSTVDEAKFVQLKNSLATGFGAVDVGMVDTAEGIVVPPDLVDTPAAEDVGLSDLDLALAEVDSLTAVQAAMEAALAAAGLADLVDFTIDERGLSVGLVGSETFFEPNVATLSTQAVSVLDTIGPILAGTGREVSVEGHADRHGVTINYPTDWELSSARATQVLRHLVERTGVAQERIGAIGYGSARPVDQGDDLAAMARNRRVDVVLLSNQPDSVRALIPSVLDGTAVQETPAPVQTDPGETTPAETTPADTTPADTTPAGTVSTGH from the coding sequence GTGAGCGCACGCGGTCGGAGCCGGCGGCGGGGCCTCGACGAGGAACACGAAGAACACGTCGACGAGCGCTGGATGGCGTCGTACATGGACATGGTCACCGTGCTGATGTGCATGTTCATCGTGCTCTTCGCCATGTCGACTGTCGACGAGGCCAAGTTCGTGCAGTTGAAGAACTCGCTGGCCACCGGGTTCGGCGCCGTGGACGTGGGCATGGTCGACACCGCAGAGGGCATCGTGGTGCCGCCGGACCTCGTCGACACGCCCGCGGCCGAGGACGTCGGACTCAGCGACCTCGATCTCGCCCTGGCGGAGGTGGACAGCCTCACCGCGGTGCAGGCGGCCATGGAGGCCGCCCTCGCGGCGGCCGGCCTCGCCGATCTCGTGGACTTCACCATCGACGAACGCGGGCTCTCGGTGGGCCTGGTCGGCTCCGAAACGTTTTTCGAACCCAACGTGGCGACCCTCAGCACGCAGGCCGTGTCGGTTCTCGACACCATCGGACCGATCCTGGCCGGAACCGGGCGGGAGGTGTCGGTGGAGGGACACGCCGACCGGCACGGGGTGACCATCAACTACCCGACCGACTGGGAGCTCTCCAGCGCCAGGGCCACCCAGGTGCTGCGGCACCTTGTGGAGCGCACCGGTGTGGCCCAGGAACGCATCGGCGCGATCGGCTACGGCTCGGCCCGTCCGGTGGATCAGGGCGACGACCTCGCTGCCATGGCCCGTAACCGCCGGGTCGACGTGGTGCTGCTGTCCAACCAGCCCGACAGCGTGCGGGCGTTGATCCCGTCGGTGCTGGACGGCACCGCAGTGCAGGAGACCCCGGCGCCGGTGCAAACCGATCCGGGGGAGACGACCCCGGCAGAGACGACTCCGGCAGACACGACCCCGGCAGACACGACTCCGGCGGGCACGGTGAGCACCGGGCACTGA
- a CDS encoding flagellar hook capping FlgD N-terminal domain-containing protein, which yields MTIDAVGTVSTAAADTTAGASLYSTTAVRTPKQTLDSETFMSLLVAQLRNQDPSSPMDTNQMISQTTQLAMMEKLTALSTTADENFSLQMRTAAAALVGQSVTYTDAAGASVTGLVSAVSYAGTVPQVTVGTVSVALDAISGVAAPTG from the coding sequence ATGACCATCGATGCCGTCGGTACAGTCTCCACCGCCGCAGCCGACACGACGGCTGGGGCCAGCCTCTACTCCACGACAGCCGTGCGCACGCCCAAGCAGACCCTCGACTCCGAGACCTTCATGTCGCTGCTCGTTGCCCAGCTGCGCAACCAGGACCCGAGCTCGCCGATGGACACCAATCAGATGATCTCGCAGACCACTCAGCTGGCCATGATGGAGAAGCTCACTGCCTTGTCGACTACTGCCGACGAGAACTTCTCGCTGCAGATGCGCACGGCCGCGGCCGCGCTCGTGGGCCAGAGCGTCACCTACACGGATGCCGCCGGTGCGAGCGTCACCGGCCTCGTCTCCGCGGTGTCATACGCCGGCACCGTTCCCCAGGTCACTGTCGGCACCGTCAGCGTCGCCCTCGACGCGATCTCGGGGGTGGCCGCCCCGACCGGCTGA